The Fusarium fujikuroi IMI 58289 draft genome, chromosome FFUJ_chr05 DNA segment CAACCGTCAAGATGGTTAGCGAACTTTGGTACGTGCTTGCGCGCCTCCTTgcccccatcatcatcgagctCCCTATGCATCATCGGAAGCTTCAGGCATCGCCTGGCAACGCGAAAAGCCATCGGAATTGTCTCGCACTacatccttcttcatgatTGAAGCTAACATGCGCGTCTCTGCAGCCCCGTTTACTCGGTCAGTCCTCCACGTCATCCATGCCGTCGACGTCACCTCGCGACGCCCAAACCTCCATCGTGAGGCTGTCGACGATATCGACTCCATATCGAACTTCACATCGCTAACGATTATTTAGCCCTTCTTTGGTGCTATGGGCTGCACCTGCGCTATTGTCTTCACCTGCCTCGGCGCCTCTTACGGTACCGCCAAGTCGGGTGTTGGCATCGCTGCCATGGGTGTCCTCCGCCCCGACTTGATCGTCAAGAGTATGCGGCCCTTAGGATTCAATCCTCACGAACTGCGCGATGCTAACATATACCAGACATTGTTCCCGTCATTATGGCCGGTATCATTGGTATCTACGGTCTCGTCGTTTCCGTCCTTATCTCCGATGGCTTGAAGCAGGACCTTCCTCTGTTCACTAGTTTCATTCAATTCGGTGCTGGACTCTCCGTCGGACTTGCTGGTCTCGCTGCCGGTTTTGCCATTGgtattgttggtgatgctggtGTTCGAGGAACTGCTCAGCAGCCCCGTCTCTTCGTCGGCATGATTCTTATTCTCATTTTCGCCGAAGTCTTGGGTATGTCCTGGTGCTTAATCCGACATTTCCAATTAGCTAACATGGAACAGGTCTCTACGGTCTCATCGTTGCCCTCCTCATGAACTCCAAGGCCAACGTCGATGCTGTATGCTAAATCAACAAAGGAACAGGAGCCTTGCCTTGAATGACAGCCTGACAAGATCGAACTCAAATCATAAGAGCTGCTTAGGGTATGGTCGACTGTATGAACACTAATAGGGCTTGCAACTTCCTTGCTCCTTGTCCCAAATATGGACGGTGCAGTAGGGGTTGTGAACGCTGGCGTTGGGTTGGCACGGTTTCATACCTGCCCCTTTTTCGCGCAATCATGGAATAATGGACTCGAGCTactgtttttgttttctACTATGGGAGAAGAGGGGCTGGGACGAAATAGGAGGATGGTTTCTGTAAAATACTCTCAACATGCGTGTTACTCTCTGGGTGGCTTCTCATCATAGACAGTGGAGGGGAACTCGAGTATTAGTGTATGCTATTGCCAATTGTTTTTATGTACCGGAACTTAACATATATGTCCCTTTTCATACATCGTCAGGTCTACTGATGCAGCTAGCTGTCATCTACCAATCACATACTTCACCGGTCATGGCGGGCATCATACATGCTCTGACACAACTGGTACACGTCAAGTTGTGGCAAGTCCTCTCGACATCAGTGTTCCGAGGGCGTAGTGCTCACTAAGAGCGTATTAATACAGcagtttattatagaatcCTCGCTTTAAGAAGTATACAAATGCGAGCAAGTAAAAGATTACATAGTCTAAAAAACCCCCAAAGCAAGTTGACACTTTATACGAACCAGTAGAGGCTAGTGTCTACAGCTTTCTTATATACTCCCTGTATTAcgtctcttcatctcttcgTTTGTGGGTTTCCCTTTTTGTCTCCCAGAATCATACCGGTTTTTGTTTTCCTTGTACACATTTCTACTGACCAAAACACCTAGTGGCATCAAGAGCCACTAACTGAGAATAATATATGGGCACAGAGTGTCCCTCAAGGGCGCTGCGAGTTTTGACGTGCTCCCGCGTGGCCTCGTCGACTCCTTAGATAACGTACTAAAAGATTGTTAGTATCAAGGTTCAAGTAACGTTTTGGTGGAAACTCACAGGAATGAAGAGGTAAGGTACACGTCGTTCATACTCGagccaagcatcaccatACTTGCGACGACAACGGGTGATATCTCGAGCAGCACGGTGGGCGATCATACCGCAGAAGAATACTGGATAGAACCAGGGAAAGGGGCTCTCGAAGCCTGTAATCAGACCCCAAGAAACAGCGAACCACACATCCGCAGTGTAGTGAATCTTGCGGGCAAGACCATACCAACCGTCAACCAGGATAGTTCCCTGGGGGGTGACAATAGTCTTGGGGTTGTGGATGGTCTGCCAGGGGACTTGAGGAAAGGTTTTGCGTAGGACCAACTTGCCCTTCTCCATAGCGCGAAAGCGGTTCTTCTGACTGTTGCAGCTATCCCAGACCCAGTACCAGAAGAGATAACCAGCGAACATGGCAGCGAGAATGCCGCGGTTCCAGCAGTACACATCAGGGTGGTGGTTAGCTAGATAGATAGTGCAGTGACAGTAAGAGAGAGGAACACCAGCAAGGttccagaagatgagcaTGAAACCCCACTTCTCATAGTACATATCCcaagtggtgatgatgagctcCTCTCCTTTGGCACAGGCGTTGGCATAGAGGAAGTGAGCCATGACGAGGAACCAAACCTCTCCAGAGACGTAGCCGTACTGCTCATATTGACGAGCGGCGGCGCCAAGACTAAGGATGAGCAGAATATACCAAGGCATGCGAACCTCGAAGAACATCTTGAAGTCGAGAATACCAAACAAACGGGGGTTCAACTCAGCGCCCATGAAAAAGTCATAGATGGGATAGCCCGTCATGCGGTGCTGCTTGCCACGCCAAAGAGCAGAGAAATAGGCCACAAAGCTAACGAGGAAGCCACTGAGGATAGCAACAGACAGAAGAGGACCGAACTCATCAATGGCAGTGTAGAGAGGCCAGATACCAGAGAAATGcagcaaggcaaggcaagcgAGAGTGGTATAAAGACTCCAGTAGGCGCTGCAGTAGTAGGGAAGCTGCTTGCCGCCCtcatgaggaagaggcttgcCATAGCCCCAGACACCGGGGAGAAGGCAGTAGAAAGCACCCTCAACAATCAGGTAAGACCAATACCATGCCCAGACCTGGAGGCGGGGGAATGCACCAGTGTAGACCAGATTGACGAGGTGAGAAGCGAACTCGCCCCAAGACTGACCCTCGGCACGGGAGGGAAACTTGCCATCGTAGTAAGTGGCGCCAATCCACATATACCACATGAGGATAGGGAAGAGTACCATCATGGCAGCGGTGCCCAAAGAACCACCAAACTCGAACTCTCCAGAGTAGTCAATCTTGGGATCCTGGCCAGGCCTCCAGCCATCAACCACATTGGGGTCTTGAGGGACGCCCTCGGTCTTCTCCAAGACTGAATTGATAGGTGCAGCGCCAGAAACATCGTTGGATGTAGCATGGGCGTTGGTGGCGTGTCCATTGGTGGCATCACCGTTTGAATGGCCATTGGCATGGCCGTTGGTTTTGCCATTGGAGGCTCTGTTGACAGCGCCCATGTTGTCGGAATCTGTGTCCTCGTCGAGCTCTTCGGTGAACCTAGCGGTGCGTCGGCGAGTAGGTCGCGAGACAGTCTCAGCGGCAGAGTTCGACTCGGTTTCGACGTCTGAGAGAGGTTGGGAAGTCTGGCGGCGATTTGAACGTGAGCGACGAATAGGGGTCTCAACCATGCCCTCAAAGAGTTCCTTCTTCCTGGAGGCGCAAAGTTAGCTACATGATAGAAAAAATGGGATTAAGGGATAGAGGAGCAAACAAACCTGGGAGTTTGGCGTAGTGAATATCTTGAAGACATCTTGAAGGAAGGGCTCGGAGagcctttatataactaatggACAGACAGTTGAACAGAGGCAGAACCAAAAAAGGGACTAAGAAGCTGGAGCCAGGTCCTGAGAGCCTGAACCGTCAATCAGGCTGTGATGACCCAGACTCAAGACTGTGCTTTTTCCCACAGTGCGCAAGACAACAGAAAGAAGCAATCGGACTGGACGCCTCGGATGCACTTTGAAAGCCAGAGATGCAGCTGTGGACGGCGGCACGGCAAATCAAAGCAAACAAAGCCAAACACAGGAACAGGGGGCGGTGACAGTGTCGTGGAGTGAAAAAGACCAGGGCATTGAGTAAAAAGGCCTAATCAGGTACCTAGACAGACAGTATCCGCTGCTGGTAGGTTTGGCGATGGCACCTATATCCTGacaagaagggaaaagaaagaaaaagagtcAAGTGAAGGATACCCAAAACAAACCAAATTGTTtaatggagatggagagaaaggaaaaaagtTGGTGGAGGACGGAGGGGGGGGGCGGGGCGTTGTGCACACACCAAAGTTGCAGCTTGCAGTCCCCAAGTACAGTAGTAGGTACAATTCTCGCGATGGGGAATCCGAATAAGAAAACGTGTTGTGCTATTGGCGCGGTGCAGTTGGCCGTTCGGAGCAATCTCCCTCAGGGGACACAGCCAATCAGAGGAGAGGTCTGACAGGCGATCCATGCGCCTGGAAATTGGGGTACTTGTTGTTCTGCAGAGCCTTCTGCA contains these protein-coding regions:
- a CDS encoding probable H+-transporting ATPase lipid-binding protein — protein: MVSELCPVYSPFFGAMGCTCAIVFTCLGASYGTAKSGVGIAAMGVLRPDLIVKNIVPVIMAGIIGIYGLVVSVLISDGLKQDLPLFTSFIQFGAGLSVGLAGLAAGFAIGIVGDAGVRGTAQQPRLFVGMILILIFAEVLGLYGLIVALLMNSKANVDAVC
- a CDS encoding probable sterol C-24 reductase; this translates as MSSRYSLRQTPRKKELFEGMVETPIRRSRSNRRQTSQPLSDVETESNSAAETVSRPTRRRTARFTEELDEDTDSDNMGAVNRASNGKTNGHANGHSNGDATNGHATNAHATSNDVSGAAPINSVLEKTEGVPQDPNVVDGWRPGQDPKIDYSGEFEFGGSLGTAAMMVLFPILMWYMWIGATYYDGKFPSRAEGQSWGEFASHLVNLVYTGAFPRLQVWAWYWSYLIVEGAFYCLLPGVWGYGKPLPHEGGKQLPYYCSAYWSLYTTLACLALLHFSGIWPLYTAIDEFGPLLSVAILSGFLVSFVAYFSALWRGKQHRMTGYPIYDFFMGAELNPRLFGILDFKMFFEVRMPWYILLILSLGAAARQYEQYGYVSGEVWFLVMAHFLYANACAKGEELIITTWDMYYEKWGFMLIFWNLAGVPLSYCHCTIYLANHHPDVYCWNRGILAAMFAGYLFWYWVWDSCNSQKNRFRAMEKGKLVLRKTFPQVPWQTIHNPKTIVTPQGTILVDGWYGLARKIHYTADVWFAVSWGLITGFESPFPWFYPVFFCGMIAHRAARDITRCRRKYGDAWLEYERRVPYLFIPYVI